A part of Streptantibioticus cattleyicolor NRRL 8057 = DSM 46488 genomic DNA contains:
- a CDS encoding GNAT family N-acetyltransferase, whose translation MTTLAPEPVRTGRLSLVPLRVEHAEEMAAVLSDPDLHTFIGGAPATADALRARYERLVAGSPDPTVSWCNWVVRLTEADRLVGTVQATVTGGEDGVVAEVAWVVGTSWQRRGIATEAARGLVGWLTAREVRTVLAHIHPDHTASAAVAAAAGLTPTDQWHDGEVRWRLDLP comes from the coding sequence ATGACCACGCTCGCGCCGGAGCCCGTCCGGACCGGCAGGCTCTCCCTCGTGCCGCTGCGGGTCGAACACGCCGAGGAGATGGCCGCGGTGCTGTCCGACCCGGATCTGCACACCTTCATCGGCGGTGCCCCGGCCACCGCCGACGCCTTGCGTGCCCGCTACGAACGACTGGTCGCCGGCTCGCCCGACCCCACCGTCTCCTGGTGCAACTGGGTGGTCCGCCTCACCGAGGCGGACCGCCTCGTCGGCACCGTCCAGGCCACGGTGACCGGCGGGGAGGACGGCGTCGTCGCGGAGGTCGCCTGGGTGGTGGGGACTTCGTGGCAGCGGCGCGGCATCGCCACCGAGGCGGCCCGCGGGCTGGTCGGCTGGCTCACGGCACGCGAGGTGCGTACGGTCCTCGCCCACATCCACCCCGACCACACCGCGTCCGCCGCGGTCGCCGCCGCGGCCGGGCTGACCCCCACCGATCAGTGGCACGACGGAGAGGTCAGGTGGCGCCTGGACCTGCCCTGA
- the katG gene encoding catalase/peroxidase HPI, translating to MTENHDAIVTDPKAAGEGGCPVAHDRALHPTQGGGNRQWWPERLNLKILAKNPAVANPLGADFDYAAAFGGLDLPAVKQDIAQVLTTSQDWWPADFGHYGPFIIRMAWHSAGTYRISDGRGGAGAGQQRFAPLNSWPDNANLDKARRLLWPVKKKYGKALSWADLLVLAGNVALESMGFETFGFAGGREDVWEPEEDVYWGPETTWLGDQRYTGDRELENPLGAVQMGLIYVNPEGPNGNPDPLAAARDIRETFRRMAMNDEETVALIAGGHTFGKTHGAGPADHVGPDPEAAGLEEQGLGWRNSYGTGKGADTITSGLEVTWTPTPTTWDNSFFETLFGYEWELFKSPAGANQWRPKNGAGAGTVPGAHDPSERQAPAMLTTDLALRFDPVYEQISRRFLEHPDEFADAFAKAWFKLTHRDMGPVARYLGPEVPSETLLWQDPLPEVTHPLVDAGDIATLKERVLASGLSVSQLVSTAWASASSFRGSDKRGGANGARIRLEPQRGWEVNDPDQLAGVLRTLEGIQQSFNAEQTSGKRISLADLIVLAGCAAVEKAAKDAGFEVQVPFTPGRVDASQEQTDTESFAALEPTADGFRNYLGKGNRLPAEYLLIDRANLLTLSAPEMTVLVGGLRVLGANSQRSRLGVLTTAPGTLTNDFFVNLLDLGTTWKPVSEDATTFEGRDAATGEVKWTGSRVDLVFGSNSELRAVAEVYASDDAKEKFVHDFVAAWDKVMNLDRFDLA from the coding sequence ATGACTGAGAACCACGATGCAATCGTCACCGACCCCAAGGCAGCGGGCGAAGGGGGCTGCCCGGTCGCCCACGACCGCGCCCTCCACCCGACCCAGGGCGGCGGGAACCGTCAGTGGTGGCCGGAGCGCCTCAATCTGAAGATTCTCGCCAAGAACCCCGCCGTGGCCAACCCCCTGGGCGCGGACTTCGACTACGCCGCGGCGTTCGGCGGCCTCGACCTGCCGGCGGTCAAGCAGGACATCGCGCAGGTTCTGACGACCTCGCAGGACTGGTGGCCGGCCGACTTCGGCCACTACGGCCCGTTCATCATCCGCATGGCGTGGCACAGCGCGGGCACCTACCGGATCAGCGACGGCCGCGGCGGCGCCGGGGCCGGCCAGCAGCGCTTCGCCCCGCTCAACAGCTGGCCCGACAACGCCAACCTGGACAAGGCCCGCCGGCTGCTGTGGCCGGTGAAGAAGAAGTACGGCAAGGCGCTGTCCTGGGCCGACCTGCTGGTCCTGGCCGGCAACGTGGCGCTGGAGTCGATGGGGTTCGAGACCTTCGGCTTCGCCGGCGGCCGGGAGGACGTCTGGGAGCCCGAGGAGGACGTCTACTGGGGCCCCGAGACCACCTGGCTCGGCGACCAGCGCTACACCGGTGACCGGGAGCTGGAAAACCCGCTGGGCGCCGTCCAGATGGGCCTGATCTACGTCAACCCCGAGGGCCCCAACGGCAACCCGGACCCGCTGGCCGCCGCCCGCGACATCCGCGAGACGTTCCGCCGGATGGCGATGAACGACGAGGAGACGGTGGCCCTCATCGCCGGCGGCCACACCTTCGGCAAGACCCACGGCGCCGGCCCCGCGGACCACGTCGGCCCCGACCCCGAGGCCGCCGGGCTGGAGGAGCAGGGCCTGGGCTGGCGGAACTCCTACGGCACCGGCAAGGGCGCCGACACGATCACCAGCGGCCTCGAGGTGACCTGGACGCCCACCCCGACGACCTGGGACAACAGCTTCTTCGAAACGCTCTTCGGCTACGAATGGGAGCTGTTCAAGAGCCCGGCCGGCGCCAACCAGTGGCGGCCGAAGAACGGGGCCGGCGCGGGCACCGTCCCGGGCGCCCACGACCCGTCCGAGCGGCAGGCGCCGGCGATGCTCACGACCGACCTCGCGCTGCGCTTCGACCCGGTCTACGAGCAGATCTCCCGGCGCTTCCTGGAGCACCCCGACGAGTTCGCGGACGCCTTCGCCAAGGCGTGGTTCAAGCTGACCCACCGCGACATGGGCCCGGTCGCGCGCTACCTCGGCCCCGAGGTGCCGTCCGAGACGCTGCTGTGGCAGGACCCGCTCCCCGAGGTGACCCACCCGCTCGTCGACGCCGGGGACATCGCCACCCTCAAGGAACGCGTCCTCGCCTCGGGGCTCTCCGTCTCCCAGCTGGTCTCCACCGCGTGGGCCTCCGCCTCGTCCTTCCGCGGCAGCGACAAGCGCGGCGGCGCCAACGGTGCGCGCATCCGCCTCGAACCGCAGCGCGGCTGGGAGGTCAACGACCCCGACCAGCTGGCCGGCGTCCTGCGCACCCTGGAGGGGATCCAGCAGTCGTTCAACGCCGAGCAGACCTCCGGCAAGCGGATCTCGCTGGCCGACCTGATCGTGCTCGCCGGCTGCGCCGCCGTCGAGAAGGCCGCCAAGGACGCCGGCTTCGAGGTCCAGGTGCCCTTCACCCCGGGCCGGGTGGACGCCTCGCAGGAGCAGACCGACACCGAGTCGTTCGCGGCGCTGGAGCCCACGGCCGACGGGTTCCGCAACTACCTCGGCAAGGGCAACCGCCTGCCCGCCGAATACCTGCTCATCGACCGGGCCAACCTGCTGACCCTCAGCGCCCCCGAGATGACCGTCCTCGTCGGCGGCCTGCGTGTCCTGGGCGCCAACTCCCAGCGGTCCCGCCTCGGTGTCCTCACCACCGCCCCCGGCACGCTGACCAACGACTTCTTCGTCAACCTGCTCGACCTGGGCACGACGTGGAAGCCGGTCTCCGAGGACGCCACCACCTTCGAGGGGCGCGACGCCGCCACCGGCGAGGTCAAGTGGACCGGCAGCCGCGTCGACCTCGTCTTCGGCTCCAACTCCGAACTGCGCGCCGTCGCCGAGGTCTACGCGAGCGACGACGCCAAGGAGAAGTTCGTCCACGACTTCGTGGCCGCGTGGGACAAGGTGATGAACCTCGACCGGTTCGACCTGGCCTGA
- a CDS encoding Fur family transcriptional regulator codes for MSDLLERLRGRGWRMTAQRRAVAEVLDGDHVHLTADEVLARAAARLPEISRATVYNTLGELVQLGEVAEVAADGRAKRYDPNAHRPHHHLVCARCGTIRDVHPGGDPLADLPAGERFGFTVLAAEVTYRGLCPECAGA; via the coding sequence ATGAGTGACCTGCTGGAACGGCTTCGCGGACGTGGCTGGCGGATGACCGCCCAGCGGCGGGCCGTCGCCGAGGTGCTCGACGGCGACCACGTCCACCTGACCGCGGACGAGGTGCTGGCACGGGCCGCCGCCAGGCTGCCGGAGATATCCCGCGCGACCGTCTACAACACCCTGGGCGAACTGGTCCAGCTCGGTGAGGTGGCCGAGGTGGCCGCCGACGGCCGCGCCAAGCGCTACGACCCCAACGCCCACCGCCCCCACCACCATCTGGTGTGCGCGCGCTGCGGCACGATCCGCGACGTCCACCCCGGCGGCGACCCGCTGGCCGACCTGCCGGCCGGCGAACGGTTCGGCTTCACCGTCCTGGCGGCCGAGGTGACCTACCGCGGCCTGTGCCCGGAGTGCGCCGGCGCGTGA
- a CDS encoding aldehyde dehydrogenase family protein, with the protein MTGRQVCPDPATARLLGGCAADALAFSGLGAAAGPDPPVTGVFSGRPLLSVPVSSAGEARAAVVRAREAAGRWSGVPADQRARWARRLRRAMACGADAFLAVLPESSGLGPPDAEAECRNADRVVRSLTAAVRPRRGGAGTAWWSADRPAVVFSRVDDARPLASLLEGVVPALLDGVAVVTEADRRSAVPALAVVAAARRAGLPRHVWQLVVRGPADADPSAVRAVLAEHADGPAPQCCRYGPGSPRHRPGLLVVRHDARVPDAVRGTLRACFARAGRPCSATPAVAVHDSVLPAFLEQLAYTAERFTPVTALPERRQRRAFSACAEAAVGVEVVWHRTVRDGAVPRVPYPLVLLGRATGSPPRTPVGPVASVVPFTAWAEALALARLTGPHLSVYTRAKASWLCPQLTGLAARRVHLNQPTEAGVPPR; encoded by the coding sequence GTGACGGGTCGTCAGGTGTGTCCGGATCCGGCCACGGCACGGCTGCTCGGCGGGTGCGCGGCCGACGCGCTGGCGTTCAGCGGTCTGGGGGCGGCGGCCGGGCCGGATCCGCCGGTGACCGGTGTCTTCTCCGGCCGGCCGCTGTTGTCGGTGCCGGTCTCCTCGGCCGGCGAGGCGCGGGCGGCCGTCGTCCGGGCGCGGGAGGCGGCAGGGCGGTGGAGCGGGGTGCCGGCGGATCAACGGGCGCGGTGGGCACGGCGGTTGCGCCGGGCGATGGCGTGCGGTGCGGACGCCTTCCTCGCCGTGCTGCCGGAGTCCTCCGGGCTGGGGCCGCCCGATGCCGAGGCCGAGTGCCGGAACGCGGACCGGGTGGTGCGTTCGCTCACGGCGGCCGTCCGGCCCCGGCGCGGCGGTGCGGGTACGGCGTGGTGGTCCGCCGATCGGCCGGCCGTGGTGTTCTCCCGGGTGGACGACGCCCGTCCGCTCGCCTCGCTGCTGGAAGGGGTGGTGCCCGCGCTGCTCGACGGGGTCGCCGTGGTCACCGAGGCGGACCGGCGCAGCGCGGTGCCGGCTCTCGCCGTCGTCGCCGCCGCTCGCCGGGCCGGGCTGCCGCGCCACGTGTGGCAACTGGTCGTCCGGGGCCCGGCGGACGCGGATCCCTCGGCGGTCCGCGCGGTGCTCGCCGAACACGCCGACGGGCCGGCGCCGCAGTGCTGCCGGTACGGGCCGGGGAGCCCGCGGCACCGTCCCGGGCTCCTGGTGGTCCGGCACGACGCGCGGGTGCCCGACGCCGTGCGCGGCACGCTCCGCGCCTGCTTCGCGCGCGCCGGGCGCCCCTGCTCCGCCACCCCCGCGGTGGCGGTGCACGACAGTGTGCTCCCGGCCTTCCTGGAGCAACTCGCCTACACCGCCGAGCGGTTCACCCCGGTCACCGCGCTGCCCGAACGGCGGCAGCGTCGCGCCTTCAGCGCCTGCGCTGAGGCGGCCGTCGGCGTCGAGGTCGTGTGGCACCGGACGGTACGGGACGGTGCCGTGCCCCGGGTGCCGTACCCGCTCGTCCTGCTGGGCCGGGCGACCGGTTCCCCGCCGCGTACCCCTGTCGGGCCGGTCGCCTCGGTCGTCCCGTTCACCGCCTGGGCGGAGGCGCTGGCGCTGGCCCGGCTGACCGGGCCGCACCTGAGTGTGTACACGCGCGCCAAGGCGTCGTGGTTGTGCCCCCAGTTGACCGGGCTCGCCGCCCGGCGGGTGCATCTCAACCAGCCGACGGAAGCGGGTGTTCCGCCCCGGTGA
- a CDS encoding PfaD family polyunsaturated fatty acid/polyketide biosynthesis protein, producing the protein MTTVRFDRAGIRDAVAALDRPCYVVLADGRVGVGDEPPRTRSGAQVLATVPPVAAQQLGSAAFLRRHRLRAPYMAGSMAGGISSEDLVVALADAGCLASYGAAGLRTVRVERALRELHRRLPDAPWACNLIHNPADPRAERETVDLFLRLGVTRIEASAFMTPTVDLVRYRATGLRRDRDGTVHAGHQVIAKVSQAGPAAFFLRPAPAELVAVLERQGALTAEQAALAARVPLADDITVEADSAGHTDRRPLVTQLPLVLALRDDEARAGRPGKVVGVGAAGGIGTPQAAFAAFALGADYIVTGSVNQGCVEAGTSTAVKALLAEAGVTDCVMAPSADMFEMGVDVQVLRRGTLFPGRAAWLHRLYRDHACLDGIPAPDRARLEREIFRRPLEAMWPNVAAYLRRHHPERAERAEHDPRLRMALVFRWYLGLSSRWATRGDPARQADFQIWCGPAMGAFNAWVAGTAWSAPENRRVAEVAGALLRGAAYHSRLAQLRFAGVRLPSWCVEAPPPVAAAPVSVVGGGVR; encoded by the coding sequence CCGCGCACCCGTTCCGGGGCCCAGGTGCTGGCCACCGTACCGCCGGTGGCCGCCCAGCAGTTGGGGTCGGCCGCGTTCCTGCGGCGCCACCGGCTGCGGGCTCCGTACATGGCCGGGTCGATGGCGGGCGGCATCTCCTCCGAGGACCTGGTGGTCGCCCTGGCCGACGCCGGATGCCTCGCCTCGTACGGCGCCGCCGGCCTGCGCACCGTACGCGTCGAACGGGCCCTGCGCGAGCTCCACCGGCGGCTGCCCGATGCGCCGTGGGCATGCAACCTCATCCACAACCCGGCCGATCCGCGAGCCGAACGCGAGACCGTCGACCTCTTCCTGCGGCTCGGGGTGACCAGGATCGAGGCGTCGGCGTTCATGACGCCCACCGTCGACCTGGTCCGCTACCGCGCCACCGGGCTGCGCCGCGACCGCGACGGGACGGTGCACGCCGGACACCAGGTGATCGCCAAGGTTTCCCAGGCCGGCCCGGCCGCGTTCTTCCTCCGGCCCGCCCCGGCCGAACTGGTCGCCGTCCTGGAGCGGCAGGGTGCCCTCACCGCCGAACAGGCCGCGCTCGCCGCCCGGGTGCCGCTGGCCGACGACATCACGGTGGAGGCCGACTCCGCCGGCCACACCGACCGCCGCCCGCTGGTCACCCAGTTGCCCCTGGTCCTCGCGCTGCGCGACGACGAGGCGCGCGCCGGACGGCCCGGCAAGGTGGTGGGCGTCGGGGCCGCGGGCGGCATCGGCACCCCGCAGGCGGCCTTCGCGGCGTTCGCGCTGGGCGCCGACTACATCGTCACCGGGTCCGTCAACCAGGGGTGCGTGGAGGCCGGGACCTCAACCGCGGTCAAGGCGCTGCTGGCGGAGGCCGGGGTGACCGACTGCGTCATGGCGCCGTCGGCCGACATGTTCGAGATGGGGGTGGACGTCCAGGTACTCAGACGCGGCACGCTCTTCCCCGGCCGGGCCGCCTGGCTCCACCGGCTCTACCGCGACCACGCCTGCCTCGACGGCATCCCCGCCCCGGACCGCGCCCGGCTGGAACGTGAGATCTTCCGCCGCCCGCTGGAGGCGATGTGGCCCAACGTCGCCGCCTATCTGCGCCGGCACCATCCGGAACGGGCCGAGCGCGCCGAGCACGACCCCAGGCTGCGGATGGCCCTGGTCTTCCGCTGGTACCTGGGGCTGTCGTCCCGCTGGGCGACGCGCGGCGACCCGGCCCGGCAGGCGGACTTCCAGATCTGGTGCGGCCCGGCGATGGGCGCCTTCAACGCGTGGGTCGCGGGGACCGCGTGGAGCGCCCCGGAGAACCGGCGCGTGGCGGAGGTGGCCGGGGCGCTGCTGCGGGGCGCCGCCTACCACAGCCGGCTGGCGCAGTTGCGTTTCGCCGGGGTGCGGCTGCCTTCCTGGTGCGTGGAGGCTCCGCCGCCGGTCGCGGCGGCGCCGGTGTCCGTCGTCGGCGGCGGTGTGCGGTGA